In Diorhabda carinulata isolate Delta chromosome 6, icDioCari1.1, whole genome shotgun sequence, a single genomic region encodes these proteins:
- the LOC130895965 gene encoding tumor protein p73 isoform X3, with protein sequence MYSKIDNMEQYQDIKIPRPINTIPSNEEYSGPFEFEVDVIPNGAKNAWVYSPMLNKVYMDMRSAFPVDFKVKDRPPFPLFIRVTPMYSLPQYTQDCVYRCLNHEFTDDGTDRDISPHIKSHVIRCHNKTAYYIGEKSVNERLSVVIPLALPQIGTNSIREMFEFVCKNSCPSPGMNRRAIEVIFTLENEQSEIFGRKSLNVRVCSCPKRDKEKDEKDSVKQLQPSGGKKRKIQKPATKVAAVNHDVTEYDITIPIVGENNVKSILKFSHDLMAGEIERYSDDGPQAIAPFREVLNKLKIMIRDCNE encoded by the exons atTGACAATATGGAGCAATATCAAGATATAAAAATACCTAGACCTATTAATACCATTCCATCTAATGAAGAATACAGCGGACCATTTGAGTTTGAAGTAGATGTAATACCTAACGGTGCAAAAAATGCTTGGGTA tactCTCCAATGCTCAACAAAGTTTATATGGATATGAGATCAGCATTTCCAGTAGATTTTAAAGTTAAAGATAGACCACCGTTTCCCCTATTTATTAGAGTGACGCCTATGTACAGTCTGCCACAATATACACAGGATTGTGTGTACAGATGCTTGAATCATGAATTTACTGATGATGGTACTGATCGTG atatatcACCTCATATTAAATCTCACGTCATAAGATGCCATAATAAAACTGCTTACTACATTGGAGAGAAATCAGTAAATGAACGCTTAAGTGTGGTAATTCCTCTTGCATTGCCTCAAATTGGAACTAACAGTATTAGAGAAATGTTCGAATTTGTGTGTAAAAATTCTTGTCCCAGTCCTGGAATGAACCGTCGTGCCATTGAAGTTATATTTACATTAGAGAATGAACA GTCTGAAATATTCGGGCGGAAATCGTTAAACGTGAGAGTTTGTTCGTGTCCAAAACGTgataaagaaaaagatgaaaaagatAGTGTTAAACAATTACAGCCGTCAGGaggtaaaaaaagaaaaattcaaaaacctGCCACAAAAGTTGCTGCAGTTAATCACGATGTCACAGAATATGATATTACT atTCCAATTGTTGGCGAAAATAAcgttaaaagtattttaaaattcaGTCATGATTTGATGGCAGGTGAGATAGAGCGTTATTCTGACGATGGTCCACAAGCGATAGCGCCTTTTCGAGaggttttgaataaattgaaaataatgataa GAGATTGCAACGAGTAA